ACCAACTTTCTGGTACTGGTGGATTGCCCCATCCTGAAGGGTCAGATAAATCGCCAGAATGAGCGGGCATAATCAAGGTGCCATTTTCACCAAGAACCTCAAATAGAGCTAAAATTACAGCAATAGCTCCACCTGAAATCCAGCCTATTGAACTTAGAGAGGAATGAACAGTTAGAATATCTCCTTTTTTTATACCTAAGTTCTTGAAATCAGTAACTAAGGAATCTTTTGTTATCGGGTGTGCTAGTTTTTGGATAGTATCTAATTCAGTCATTTTCTTTCCTTTCTTTTATCAAATTAAAATGCGCTAAAAGCGGAAAATCAGGCTTTTAGCGCATCATTCTTACTAGTTATTTGAACTTAAATCCATGCCATTTGAAGCAATGACTTGTTTGTACCAGTCAAAAGATTTTTTCTTGTAACGGTTTAAAGTTCCTTGACCATTATCATCTAAATCGACATAAATAAAACCGTAACGTTTTGCCATTTCACCAGTAGAAGCACTAACTAAATCAATACAGCCCCATGGTGTGTAAGCAAATAAATCAACTCCATCAAGTTCAACAGCTTTTTCCATTTCTGAGATATGTTTTTGTAAATAAGCAATTCGATAGTCGTCAGCAACATAAAAATCTGCATCTGGTTGATCGACAGCTCCTAAGCCATTTTCAGAAATATAAAGTGGAACTCCATAGCGACCGTATAAGTCACATAATGCAATCCGCAAACCGACTGGATCAATTTCCCAGCCCCATTCACTAGCTTCTAAGAATGGATTTTTGACTCCACCAAAGAAATTTCCTTCGGTAGTAGCATCTTGTGGTTCGATAGAGTTTGTAGCAGACATATAGTAACTAAATGAAAGATAATCTACGGTATGATTTTTAATCACTTCTAAATCACCTTCTGCGATATCTAGCGTGATATTGTTTTGTTCGAAGAATTTTAGCGCATAACTTGGATAGGCGCCACGAACTTGAACATCATTACAGAAATAGTTAAACATGCGATTTTTTTCAACGGTTGACATCACAGTATCTGGGTTTGAATCAATGCTATACATAGTTGCATAAATGCTCATACAGCCAACTTGAAGATCAGGATTGAGTTCGTGAGCAATTTTTACAGCTTTAGCGCTAGCCACAAATTGATTATGCAAAGCTTGGAAATTATTTTGTAAGGATTCATTGCGCATGGCTAAAGTAAAGAAAGAGCCCATTACACCAGTATTAATTTCGTTAAATGTCATCCAATATTTTACTTTGCTGTGGAAACGTTCTAAGATAGTTCGTGCATATTTTTCAAATAAAGTAATCAGTTCACGGTTTTTCCAACCGCCATAAGCTTTTACTAAGTTTAAAGGTGTTTCATAATGTGAAATAGTAATGGTTGGCTCAATATTGTATTTGAGACACTCATCAATTACGTTTTCATAATAAGCTAAACCCGCTTCATTTGGCGTCGCGTCGTCGCCATTTGGGAAAATACGTGCCCAAGAAATTGACATGCGAAAAGTTTTAAAACCCATTTCAGCAAATAGAGCAATATCTTCTTTGTAGCGATGATAAAAATCAATTCCTAAGTGATTCGGGTAGCTGTATTTAGTTTCATCGATTTCTAAGGGATAATCTTCAGAAGCTAGTAAAGCTCTACGTTCTTTTCCACCTGGCGAAACATCGGCAATGGTTAAACCTTTACCATCTTCTAAATAAGCGCCTTCAAATTGGTTGGCAGCGGTTGCACCACCCCGTAGAAAGTCATCTCTAAAAATACTTTTTTTCGTCATTTTCTTGCTCCTCTCTTGTATCAGCGTTTTATTATTTAATTACACAAGTTCATTATACCTGTTTTAGGTCAGAAATCCCACCTTTTCAAGAGATATTTTTATAATAAAATCATGCTATTCTTTGATGGGAAATCCCCCAGTATGGATGAAACGACTTCGTATTGGTATACTGATAGTGAGTTGATCTTTGAATAGTTATGGGGGAGAGCAAATGGAGCCAAAAAACGATCGTGCTATCAAGCAAGAAATTCACAAGCTTGCAAAAAATGCAGATCATCAATTATTAGCTATTTGGGCAGCAGAATGTGCAGAGAGAGTTTTGCCTATTTTTAATGAGAATTATCAAGAGGATAGTCGGCCTAGCGAGGCTATTCGAGCAAATCGAAATTGGATTAAAGGTAAATGTACGGTAAGTGAAGCTAGAGCAGCAGCTTTTGCAGCACATGCAGCTGCGCGAGATGCAGTAGAGGATAATTGTTGTTATGCGGCAAGATCAGCAGGTCACACGGCTGCAACTGTTCATGTAGCAACTCACGCAGTCTATGCTTCAGATTACGCTGCTAAAGCGAATCCAACCGAAAGAATCTGGGATTATCAGCGCTTAGTTGAATTACTACAAGAGGAGATCGTTTAGATTGCTTAATCTAATTAATTTATTTCACCTAAATATAAAGGCAATTCCATCTGATTATAGGAATTGCCCTTATACTATCTATTTTAATTTATTTTCAGCAACACGAAAAAGAACGATTTCACGAACAAGCTCATAGGGGATGGGTTTATCAAAAGGAAATTGAATGGCGCCTTTTGACGTTTTATAGTCTTTTAAAGCTTCCTCAAAGGCTATAATCGCACTTGGTGTAGGATAAAAGCCAATATGTTTTTTCTGAGCAGCAAAATGAACTAAGTTGCCATTTAAGACAAAGGTAGGCATTTGATAACTGATTTTTTCACTACTTTCTGGAGCAGCTTCTTTTATGACTTTTCTAAGTTTTTTTAAGATTAATTGAATGTCTAGCGGAAATTGTGAAATATAGGCATCGATTGATTCGATTTTATCTTGACTTGGATTCATTTGAAAACCACCTTTTCAGATTAAATAACTTAAGAACAGTATACTATAAAATACATTTATTTGCTCTTTATTAGCTGTTCTAGTCAGATAAATTTATGGGATAGTTATTGACCTAAGGTAGAATTCCTTTATAATAAATAGGAAGAGCTTTTTAGCTTGTTAAACTAAATCAATTATTAAAAGACAGGGGAGATCAAGCATGGAAGAAAGCAATAAGATCGTTCAACCTGAAATTGTTCAGCGTGTTATGAATAAGTTACCAGAAGCAGATATCGTTGCAAAATTATCTGATTTTATCAAAGTTTTAGGAGATGGAACTCGGATTAAAATTATTTGGATTTTAGAGGAAAATGAGATGTGTGTCAATGATTTAGCAGTGGCTTTAAATATGTCACAATCGGCTGTATCTCATCAATTAAAAACTTTAAAAACAGCTAATGTAGTTAAATCGAAAAGAGAAGGAAAAAACATTTTTTATTCTCTATCCGATGATCACGTTAAAGATATTTTCTTAAAAACATTGGAACATATCCAAGAATAATAGGTTTTTAGTATAATTATAAAAAAACACCACGAGGACTTTTTAGTCTTAGTGGTGTTTTTTTTTAGGCTGATTTTCTCATAAAAGATACTATGTAATATGGATTTATTTGTATTTCATACTATTTAGATTAAAACTAGTTCGTAAAAATAATACGGATATGACTAAATTAGAGAGCTGAGTTTTTTAATCTAATCTTCTCAGGGAAAGTTTGCTGAGTATAAGGGGTAGTGTACCAACATTTATTAATGAAAAACTATCTAAAAGGTAGCTTAAATTCAGCAGATAGTCCGAAATATCCTTAGGGCTAAAGACCCATGACGTTGGTATCCTTGAATGGTAAACTAGCTTTATCAGATAATTATACGAGGAGAGATTGAGATGGGAGAGACACGTTCGGTTGTAATGACAATTTTATCTATAATTGGTTTTTTTGTAGTATTGGGGATTGCTATTAAGTTTTTGGGCTTGGCTTTAATTGTAGGATTTAAGTTTTTATTACCATTAGCTTTGGTTATTTTGTTGATTCAGGGTATTAGTAAAAAAACGAAAAATGCTTAATTAAATAACGAAGGGAAAACGAGTGAGAAGATTTTGTTTTCCTTTTTTTATTTTGTTAAATATTTAAAACCATGTTTTTAGTTAGTTTTTTGTGTTATACTTACTTGTGAAGAATTTATAAAAAGTTTTTTAGTTTAAAAAATAACGTTTTTAGTTAAATGTTTTGGGCTATTAAATGAACTATTTAAAGATTAATTTAGTCGAAGAGGAGTATTTATTTATCTATGTTTAGGTTCGATTTAATTGTTAATAAAAGCAACTATTTTAACTATTTTTAAATTTTTCTATTTAGCTTAGTTCTTATGAGCCACCTCCTCGAGAAAAAAATAAAAATTCGAGAGGACAAAAGCGTCCTATCAATTTTTCCTATTTTCTTGCCAAGGCCAGCTTCTATGAGTTAGCCTCTCGGAAGAAAGATGAAATTTCGAGGTGACAAAAAACGTCACATCAAATTTCCCTATTCTTCAGTCGAGCCTGAGCGAACTCAACGAGCTTTTGATGGAGTTAAACCGGCTCAACGAACTTTTTATAGGCTAGTTCTTATGAGCTACCTCCTCGAGAAAAAGATAAAAATTCGAGAGGACAAAAAGCGTCCTATCAATTTTTCCTATTTTCTTGCCGGAGCTAACCAACTCAACGAACTTTTTATATATAGGGGGAAGAAAATGCAAAAAGATTACAGAACATTGGAGTATCGTCAGTTTGAAGAATTAAAAAACAGGGTAAAGTTAATTGATTTTTATTGGATGCGTTACAAGAGTCAACATCCTCAAAAGGATTATAGTGAAGAGGTATTGGATCATATTGAAGTGATTGAAGATTTTATTTATAAGAAGCGTTATGAGGAGCTAAGGCTAGTTAAAATAAATTTTCGCAGAACAAAGGTAAAGCTACCAGAAAAAAATTATCAAAAATTAAAACAATATAGTGAACTATCCAATCTATTGCAAAACTCTTTAAAATAAATCACAAACTACTTAAGCAAAAGCTTAAGTAGTTTTTTAGTATAACCTGAAAATAAAATGAGAAATAGTTAGGGATAGATAGTGAAAAAATAATAGAAAGGGTGTTGTGTTTCTTTGTATACAACGTTTATCTACAATGATAAATTCACAAAGTAATCATTTTTTTTAGCAAGAAGTTAAATTTATGTGTTATAATGGCTATAAATAAAAAGGATGTGAATAGTTTTGAATACATTGTTAAAAGATAAAAAAATTGTCATTATGGGTGTTGTAAATAAAGCGAGTATCGCTTGGGGTTGTGCTAAAGCAATGAATGATTGTGGAGCGACTGTTATTTATACGTACCAAAATGATCGTGTGAAAAAACAGCTTGAGAAACTAGTGGGAACAGAAGCAAACCTCGTTGAATGTGATGTAGCTACTGATGAACAAGTTGAAGAGGCTTTCAATCAAATTCATAAAACATATGGTACGATAGATGGTTTGGTCCATTCAATTGCATTTGCTCGTAAAGAAGAACTTGGTGGAAATGTTTTTGATTCTACTAGAGAAGGTTTTGCAATTGCTCACGATATTAGCTCTTATTCTTTATTATTAGTTTCTCGTTACGCAAGTAAAATCATGAATCCAGGTGGAAGCATTATTACAATGACTTATATTGGTTCTGAGCGCGCAATCGCCAATTATAATATTATGGGCTTGGCAAAAGCTTCATTAGAAGCAGCTGTCCGTTACTTGGCTTTAGATTTAGCAAAACAAGACATCCGTGTGAATGCTATTTCATCAGGAGCAATTAAAACACTAGCAGCTTCAGGTATTAAAGGCTTCAACGCTTTGTTAGATGAGCAAGCAGCCAGAACACCTTCAGGTAAGCAAGTTACAACTGAAGAAGTTGGAAATACAGCAGCATTCCTAATGAGTGATATGTCTCGAGGAATTGTTGGAGAAATTATTTATGTAGATAAAGGAACTCACATGACTTAAAAAGTCAAAAAAAAGCGATTTGGTTAATTTAACCAAATCGCTTTTTTTAATCTTTTTCTAAAGGTTCACTTTTTTTAAATTTCAAAGCAAATGCACCTAAGAAAATACCTAGATAATAAGTGAAAATACGCCATAAGATCAGAGCAATCACTAGTTTTTCCTGATTTGCAATGAAACCACCAAAAAGTAAAGTAAAACTATACTCAGCACCCCCGGCACCCCCAGGAATTGGAAACATAGAGACAATCAGAACAATAAAGGCATGTAAACTAATAATTGTTAGAATACTAATATGACTGACACCTAAACTGAGTAATATAAAGTAAGGGACAATAAAATAGAAAAATAATTGAATTAGAGTTAGTAGACTGATTTCAAGTAGAAGTTTTTTCTCATTACGAATATAAACACTTTCTTCATAAAAAGCATCTATTTTTTCAACTAATCCTTCTTCCCAACGGGCAATTGTTTCTTGATCTTTAAATCTTTTTAGGCCTTTTAAAATCCAATGAATAATTGATTTTAGCCAGTTTGCTTTAAATGTAATCAATAGCAGAACAATTATTACGACTATATGAATTAATAAGCCAAATATAATTAACCCAGCTAGCTGACTAATTTGACTACTTAATGCTTGATAGCCAAATAGAACACAAATACCAAAAACAACAACAATCATACCTTGATAAACTACAAATTTCATCAATAATACAGAGCTTCCAACACCAATATCGACACCAGTTTTATTTAATGCTACTAATTGTGCTGGTTGTCCACCAGTAGAAAATGGTGTAATTGCGTTGAAAAAATCTTCAATTAAGGATACACGATAGGCATTGCTAAATTTATAACTTTTATAACGTCTACGCAGTAAACTTTGTATTATTTTCGCTTTGAATCCCCAATATACTAACATTGAGAGAAAAGCAACTAAAATCCAACCCCAATTTAGCTGTTGAAGCTCTCTCCAAACTTCGGTAAAAGATAACTTGCGAAATTCCCAAATAAAGATACCTACACCAATAGCTAAAACAATACCTAAAAAATATCTATTTTTTTTACTCATACAACATCTCCTTCAGCAGGCTCTTAGCCGAATAAAAAACTAAGAAACTTTGGCTATACAAGAGTATAGCTTGAGCCTTATAAGTATACCATTTTTTTTGTTGTTAGTTTAGTATTGTTTCTAATTATTAAAGTTTAGTTTATAGCTCTGAATGGATGAAAAGTATTCATTTTCAAAAAATTCTTAGCATAGTCCCTTTTTTTAAATTTTTTGAAGCTGTTATTTTTACCATTTTTTTTAAAAGTTATCTCATATGATTGCTTAATAACCTAATTAAAGCTAAAATAAACTATTTCTTTTTTATAAAATTAAGAAATTTGAAAATAGTTGTTATTGTAATGTCTAACGATAGTTTCAAAATAAAGTAGAAATACATTTTTCGTAATATTTTAATGTTATTTATTTTTTTTAGAAAATATTTTCTATTGAAATAATCCTTTTAATTTTTTGTTCAAAAAACAGAAAATATTTAAAAAGAAATGAGATTGGTATTAGGTATACTATTTGTAGGCCTGGAATAAATAAATGGAGTTAAGAGCATAACTTAACTGCTAATGGTTTACTATAGAAAGGAAGGGTTGATACCATTTGAATGTATTTTTAGAAAGAATTTCTTTAAGAAAGATGTATTTGTTGTCTTTGCTTGATTCTGAAAAGCGTGGGTTTTCAATTAAAGAATTAGAACAAAAATTAGGTCATAATAGTAAAACAATTACTAAAATGGTTCAATCATTAAAGATTGAGTTAGCACCTTGGCAAAATAGTATTACCCTAGTCACGAATAATGATCGAACATTATCTCTCAAAAAAAAAGCCAGTTTTTCTTTGGAAACAATCAATCTGTATTATTTAAAGGAGTCCTTTATATTCAAAGCATGTGATGCAATTTTTAATGAAGAATTTATTGATATTGCTACTTTTTCTAGTGCGAATTATATTAGTTACAGTACATTGTATGGCAGATTAAATGAAATTAAACCATTATTAGAACACTATTCAATTGAATTTAAAGCGAATAATATGGCTTCTTTTGAAGGAGAAGAAAAACAGATTCGTTACTTCTTTTATCATTTCTATTGGAGTACACATTGGGGTATGGAGTGGCCTTTTCAAAAAATTGATAAGAACCAGTTTTGTGAAATAATAAAACGAATTGAAGGATTACGAAAAACAACTACTTTATATATTTCAGAGCAAGAATCAATTGCATTTTGGTTAGGCGTTATAACGACTCGAATTAACCTCGGGCATACTATTGAGCAGGTGGGGTTATACAATTCAATTATTGATGACAATAGTGCATTTACTTATTTTAAAAATGCTTTATTAGAAGAGTTTAAGCAGTTATTTCCTACTATAAGTGAATCAGATTTACTAAACGAAATTCAATTTTTATATGTTGTTATGTATTCGAATGATTATTTTGAAATGGATGATCCTCAGATTAGTGAAACGTTAATTTTTTCACAAAATCGTAATGGTGAAATTTTTGGAGCAACCAATCATTGGTTAAAAGTTTGCAGTGATTTTTTTGAGGTATCTTTATCTGCTGCTGAATACGGAGCAATTTATGCTAATTTGATTCATTTACATGCGGAGATAGCCTTTTTTAAAGGAAATATTTCGGTTTTTTTTAATGACTATTTAGAAGTTAGTCATATAAAAGATGAAACCAATGATTTTTATGACTCACTAATGGATTTTTTCTACCAAAAACTAATTGAAAATAAAAAATACAAGAAAATTTTTATAAATAAAGAACGTTTGTTACCTAGATATAAAATGATTGCACGTAAATTCATTAACATTGATAGTCAAAAAAATAGCATTAAAGTTCACTTGATTTCAGTCTACGGGAACAAAAAATTAGCGTATTTACAAAACTTAATCAATCGATCAAATGAGGAACATCTAGAATTTTCTGAGGATTACAACAATGTTGATTTAATTGTTTCTGATCGCCTTTATGCAGGAATCAGCCAATTAAATACGCCTATGATTATTTGGGGCGAAGAGCCTGATGAAAATGATTTAGCTGAAGTAAACAAGGTCATCAAAAAAATATCATTTGATAAGATGCATAAGAAACTAGTAAAGTATACTCATTTTCCAGCCATTTAATGGTTGGTTTTTTTATTTAAGATTTCATTTCATTTTATTTGAATACGCCTTTTAGGAATTAAATAAAAGAGTACTAGTAATCTAAAATTAAAAAGTATAATTTTAACTGTTTTAGTTATTTTATGAAAAATATGAATTTAAAAAAAAAAAAAATGAGTGTCTATAGTCTAGAATAGGGTTTGTGAGCTTTCTTTAACCAGTGGGTAGTTGTTTTATGAGAAGGCAGAATCGGTCTATTTATTTTATTCTCGCTAAACAACTTATTCATTATAGAAGAAGGAGTCACTTTTTATAATAAGTAGGTGTGGAGCTACATTAAGGAGGAGGTATAATGATACGTTATAAAAAGAGAATACTAGTGTTGACTATTGCGATTTTTTTATCCATAGGTCTGGGTATTGGTGCTGTCAATCAATTCATTAGTAGCTCTGGTGGTCGGGTGGAGGCAGATTCAGGAGTAAAATTGGTAGCTGACAAAAAAGAACTGACTTTGGGAACCGCTGCTGTTTTGACGATTAAAAGGGAATTTAGAGATGAAAGTAAAACAGATAATCTTCTTTCAGTTAAGTTACCAGAGGGCATCACTTTTTCAGAGTCTAAGACGAAAGAGTTAAATGACGAAAAAGGGGTGAAAT
This Carnobacterium maltaromaticum DSM 20342 DNA region includes the following protein-coding sequences:
- a CDS encoding glycoside hydrolase family 1 protein; the encoded protein is MTKKSIFRDDFLRGGATAANQFEGAYLEDGKGLTIADVSPGGKERRALLASEDYPLEIDETKYSYPNHLGIDFYHRYKEDIALFAEMGFKTFRMSISWARIFPNGDDATPNEAGLAYYENVIDECLKYNIEPTITISHYETPLNLVKAYGGWKNRELITLFEKYARTILERFHSKVKYWMTFNEINTGVMGSFFTLAMRNESLQNNFQALHNQFVASAKAVKIAHELNPDLQVGCMSIYATMYSIDSNPDTVMSTVEKNRMFNYFCNDVQVRGAYPSYALKFFEQNNITLDIAEGDLEVIKNHTVDYLSFSYYMSATNSIEPQDATTEGNFFGGVKNPFLEASEWGWEIDPVGLRIALCDLYGRYGVPLYISENGLGAVDQPDADFYVADDYRIAYLQKHISEMEKAVELDGVDLFAYTPWGCIDLVSASTGEMAKRYGFIYVDLDDNGQGTLNRYKKKSFDWYKQVIASNGMDLSSNN
- a CDS encoding putative immunity protein, which codes for MEPKNDRAIKQEIHKLAKNADHQLLAIWAAECAERVLPIFNENYQEDSRPSEAIRANRNWIKGKCTVSEARAAAFAAHAAARDAVEDNCCYAARSAGHTAATVHVATHAVYASDYAAKANPTERIWDYQRLVELLQEEIV
- a CDS encoding iron chaperone is translated as MNPSQDKIESIDAYISQFPLDIQLILKKLRKVIKEAAPESSEKISYQMPTFVLNGNLVHFAAQKKHIGFYPTPSAIIAFEEALKDYKTSKGAIQFPFDKPIPYELVREIVLFRVAENKLK
- a CDS encoding ArsR/SmtB family transcription factor; protein product: MEESNKIVQPEIVQRVMNKLPEADIVAKLSDFIKVLGDGTRIKIIWILEENEMCVNDLAVALNMSQSAVSHQLKTLKTANVVKSKREGKNIFYSLSDDHVKDIFLKTLEHIQE
- the fabI gene encoding enoyl-ACP reductase FabI → MNTLLKDKKIVIMGVVNKASIAWGCAKAMNDCGATVIYTYQNDRVKKQLEKLVGTEANLVECDVATDEQVEEAFNQIHKTYGTIDGLVHSIAFARKEELGGNVFDSTREGFAIAHDISSYSLLLVSRYASKIMNPGGSIITMTYIGSERAIANYNIMGLAKASLEAAVRYLALDLAKQDIRVNAISSGAIKTLAASGIKGFNALLDEQAARTPSGKQVTTEEVGNTAAFLMSDMSRGIVGEIIYVDKGTHMT
- a CDS encoding lysylphosphatidylglycerol synthase transmembrane domain-containing protein → MSKKNRYFLGIVLAIGVGIFIWEFRKLSFTEVWRELQQLNWGWILVAFLSMLVYWGFKAKIIQSLLRRRYKSYKFSNAYRVSLIEDFFNAITPFSTGGQPAQLVALNKTGVDIGVGSSVLLMKFVVYQGMIVVVFGICVLFGYQALSSQISQLAGLIIFGLLIHIVVIIVLLLITFKANWLKSIIHWILKGLKRFKDQETIARWEEGLVEKIDAFYEESVYIRNEKKLLLEISLLTLIQLFFYFIVPYFILLSLGVSHISILTIISLHAFIVLIVSMFPIPGGAGGAEYSFTLLFGGFIANQEKLVIALILWRIFTYYLGIFLGAFALKFKKSEPLEKD
- a CDS encoding helix-turn-helix domain-containing protein; translation: MNVFLERISLRKMYLLSLLDSEKRGFSIKELEQKLGHNSKTITKMVQSLKIELAPWQNSITLVTNNDRTLSLKKKASFSLETINLYYLKESFIFKACDAIFNEEFIDIATFSSANYISYSTLYGRLNEIKPLLEHYSIEFKANNMASFEGEEKQIRYFFYHFYWSTHWGMEWPFQKIDKNQFCEIIKRIEGLRKTTTLYISEQESIAFWLGVITTRINLGHTIEQVGLYNSIIDDNSAFTYFKNALLEEFKQLFPTISESDLLNEIQFLYVVMYSNDYFEMDDPQISETLIFSQNRNGEIFGATNHWLKVCSDFFEVSLSAAEYGAIYANLIHLHAEIAFFKGNISVFFNDYLEVSHIKDETNDFYDSLMDFFYQKLIENKKYKKIFINKERLLPRYKMIARKFINIDSQKNSIKVHLISVYGNKKLAYLQNLINRSNEEHLEFSEDYNNVDLIVSDRLYAGISQLNTPMIIWGEEPDENDLAEVNKVIKKISFDKMHKKLVKYTHFPAI